One Miscanthus floridulus cultivar M001 chromosome 11, ASM1932011v1, whole genome shotgun sequence DNA window includes the following coding sequences:
- the LOC136493035 gene encoding coleoptile phototropism protein 1-like, which translates to MNPWGAMERENHVAERGLVPVSAGDVQVQHDHGGAAKTDGFVRRDQSCRYASSDIPSDLLVTVGGVNFHVHKHPMVTRSARLARLVDDASALHGTDAVTVLELPDLPGGHGAFELAAKFCYGVVVDITAANVAVLRCAAEYLEMTEEMEEGNLAFRAEAFLTYVVASSWRDSVVVLRACEGLSPWADDLQLVRRCSESVAEKACTSPRAVRWAYVGRTSPKTPRAAGTSTGDSGSPPADWWVDDVCVLRIDHFVRVVTAVQARGMRPDLIGVAITRYASKWLSSAGLINKQSPASRGGVGVLQMVIASEADNTNTPTAETASEQRRIIESLISIIPRQKDCVSCSLLLRLLRLAVVLKAAPALVTEVEKHVGMQLDQAALPDILVPSYPYARSEAAYDVDLVQRLVEQFVVQEQSGRGKEKQEQQHNSNSKALRVAGLIDSYLSEVSRDRNLALGKFQALAESLPESARVCHDGLYRAVDSYLKAHPAVTEHERKRLCRAVDCGKLSREVRTHAAQNERLPLRVVVQVLLSEQAKMAGALGRVGKKEDDVNALRLEVEGVNAKHMELQREVELLQGQLERMLPPSVAAKQQNVSGWASGWKKLGKLGRIQVEQPVVTAAPGETGSREPRRRRNSAS; encoded by the exons ATGAATCCGTGGGGAGCTATGGAGAGGGAGAACCATGTAGCCGAGCGCGGGCTCGTCCCGGTCAGCGCCGGCGACGTGCAGGTGCAGCACGACCATGGCGGGGCGGCCAAGACGGACGGCTTCGTGCGCAGGGATCAGTCATG CCGGTACGCTAGCAGTGATATCCCAAGTGATCTGCTCGTTACGGTGGGCGGCGTCAACTTCCACGTCCACAAGCACCCGATGGTCACCCGTAGCGCCCGCCTGGCCCGGCTCGTCGACGATGCGTCGGCCCTGCACGGCACCGACGCCGTCACCGTGCTCGAGCTGCCGGACCTTCCGGGCGGCCACGGCGCGTTCGAGCTGGCCGCCAAGTTCTGCTACGGCGTGGTGGTGGACATCACGGCCGCCAACGTCGCCGTGCTACGCTGCGCCGCCGAGTACCTGGAGATGACGGAGGAGATGGAGGAGGGCAACCTCGCCTTCCGCGCGGAGGCGTTCCTGACCTACGTGGTGGCGTCCTCGTGGCGGGACTCCGTCGTCGTCCTCCGCGCCTGCGAGGGCCTCTCCCCCTGGGCCGACGACCTCCAGCTCGTGCGCCGCTGCAGCGAGTCCGTCGCGGAGAAGGCGTGCACCAGCCCGAGGGCCGTGCGCTGGGCCTACGTTGGCAGGACGTCGCCCAAGACGCCCAGGGCCGCCGGCACGTCGACGGGCGACAGCGGCAGCCCGCCGGCCGACTGGTGGGTGGATGACGTCTGTGTGCTGAGGATCGATCACTTCGTGCGCGTCGTCACCGCCGTCCAGGCCAGAGGCATGCGGCCCGACCTCATCGGGGTCGCCATCACACGCTATGCCTCCAAATGGCTCTCCTCCGCTGGCCTCATCAACAAGCAGAGCCCAGCGTCACGTGGCGGCGTTGGTGTGCTCCAAAtggtcatcgccagcgaggcCGATAACACTAACACCCCGACGGCCGAGACGGCTAGTGAGCAGCGGAGGATCATCGAGAGCCTGATCAGCATCATCCCCCGGCAAAAGGACTGCGTCTCCTGCAGCTTGCTCCTCCGGCTGCTCCGCCTGGCCGTCGTCCTCAAGGCGGCGCCGGCGCTGGTCACGGAGGTGGAGAAGCACGTGGGTATGCAGCTCGACCAGGCGGCGCTGCCCGACATCCTGGTGCCTTCGTACCCCTACGCCCGCTCCGAAGCCGCTTACGACGTCGACCTTGTGCAGCGGCTGGTGGAGCAGTTCGTGGTGCAGGAGCAGTCCGGCCGCGGGAAGGAGAAGCAGGAACAGCAACACAACTCCAATTCCAAAGCGCTGCGTGTGGCAGGCCTCATCGACAGCTACCTCTCCGAGGTGTCCCGGGACCGGAACCTCGCCCTGGGCAAGTTCCAGGCCCTGGCCGAGTCGCTGCCGGAGTCGGCACGCGTGTGCCACGACGGGCTGTACCGCGCCGTCGACTCGTACCTGAAGGCGCATCCGGCGGTGACCGAGCACGAGCGGAAGCGGCTGTGCCGCGCGGTGGACTGCGGGAAACTGTCACGGGAGGTGCGTACGCACGCGGCGCAGAACGAGCGGCTGCCGCTCCGCGTCGTGGTGCAAGTGTTGCTGTCGGAGCAGGCAAAGATGGCCGGCGCGCTCGGCAGGGTGGGCAAGAAGGAGGACGACGTCAACGCGCTGAGGCTGGAGGTGGAGGGCGTGAACGCAAAGCACATGGAGCTGCAGCGCGAGGTGGAGCTTCTGCAAGGGCAGCTGGAGCGCATGCTGCCGCCGTCCGTGGCGGCGAAGCAACAGAACGTGTCGGGGTGGGCCAGCGGGTGGAAGAAGCTCGGGAAACTCGGCAGGATTCAGGTGGAGCAGCCGGTAGTGACGGCGGCACCCGGCGAGACAGGGAGCAGGGAACCTCGGCGGAGGAGAAACTCCGCCTCGTGA